Sequence from the Diadema setosum chromosome 18, eeDiaSeto1, whole genome shotgun sequence genome:
TGGTTCTGTGTGTGGGAGCTGGGGACTTTCATGAGCAGTAAGGGGTGACCTTTGCATCCTTGACTTGGTCATTcccactgattttttttttgactcagGTTTGTAGCAGATCAAGGCTGGGTCGAGCCATTATGCTGCTCCGTCCTCGGCTCGGAAGATGTCGAGCTCTTGCAGATGGCCCTGCGAGCTCTCTGTGATCTCCTCGACAGGCTTGGCAAAAAGAAGGGGCAGGGCAAGCCTGACCGGTATTCAGCAGCAATCAAGGCCTGTGGAGGTAAGTACCATGGGTGTGCCGTGACAAACATGCAGGTAAAACATTACAGTGGAGCCTCGTTATAACGAGGTTGGATCTATAGCAAGATTCCTGATAGAATGAGGTAATGTTAAAGGTTACATTCCCTTTATATTCTTTTCTGCCTATCTCTGGTATGAAGAGATACACAATATAGTGAGAAAATTTAATTGATCTCAAGAACCTTATTTTAATGAGGTCAGGTCAACCCTTTACACCCCCCGGCGTGTAGGGCAGAGACGAAGGCTCTCCACCTGTCTCTGTTGCTGACCATCCTCTGGAGAGAAGCCCAGGACTGTCTGTGATCGGATATTTCACCCTCTACTGTTCTTCTCCGTGTCTGCTTGGGTCTGCCACGTCTTCTTTTCCCTTCAGGTGTCCAACGAAGGGGCACTCTAGGAATGGAGTTTGCATCCATTCGTAAGACATGTCCAATccatctccatctctttctGGTGATTAGAGTCTCGAGGTCCTCGGTGCAGCACTGCAAGAAGAGGTTGCAGTTGGATATCTTGTTTGgcctatagaccgattctgtgacgcgcaatgtgtatttttggcatgggcagcgccattactgcggtgtatcatccgacccccccttctctctccccacccctctcacgcgcgcggagtgaaaaactgatgcatggttgttttagccaatgggcgtctcgtactgagtgtgcgaatgcttgcttagtgcgcgaacctttgttacaagtgcgcaataaacatgttgcccgtggggtgggggaaaGGAGGGGGGGTCTGCTAATACACCTCAaaatgagctcatggctgcgcccagtgccacaaattgtctgctgccctcaacgaacccgaatcggtctatagatGTGCAGGATTTTACACAAACATGTGGTGTGGAATGCCATATAGTTTATTTAACAAGGTTCCCTGGAATTTGAAGCGCTGGTGTCTGAACATATTTTGTTTGAGTTTAGAAGAGCACCTCTTACCCTGACATCAATCAATGTGCTCAATGGGTAACAAAGAATATTCACACTTGATGCAGAAGTCTCATACCTTAGAATGCAGAATCCCCCCCAGTCTTTTCAAATACCACACACGTACTTGCTATGTGACAAATGTTATCCACCAAGTATGTATGTGTCTTGcttgtcttattttgtttttgaaagaaTACCGACTTCATTCGCCTTCTTATGAGCCTTCATCATTTTACaagttcaacaaacttttcgtaggccttaaagggtgtgtacagttctggttgaggtgaggatttagcatttaacgttttgcgagatattcagaaaccacactatgagatgtcaaagagcatgcaattctaaggggtatcaaaagtttatttgatgaaaattggttttggaatggctgagatatccaaaaacaaggtgaaacaaagagatcctaataaaaggcgtggcctgtcgccttttattattatcacttttttggatatctcagccatttgaaaaccaattttcatcaaataaatgctgaattcttcttaaaattacatgctctttcatatttcataagaggtttctcattgtctcacttaggaatgttcaaaacatgaatccccacctcaaccagtactgtacagtccctttaacatcacAGTGCATTTATTATGTGTGAATATGAGTTTTCATTATAAACTTCTCTTCTTATTATTAGCTATTCTTTCtcaattattttctattttacaGGACTTGACAAGATTAAATCTCTGCAGAGTCACACCGACAATTTAATCGGGAGGAGAGCACGCGACATCATGGCAAACTATTTTGAGACTGAAGAGGATGCGTGAACAACAGTTGATGCAGAAGATTTGGCTTAGATGTGtatgtcatatatttcataGATTTAATGAAAACTTACCTGTTTGTAGTTTGATCTCAATGATATGAGTAATATTCCAGACAGGATTAGATTGACAGAAAGACCCACTGATGCATGCGCAGATTCCCCAATATTCATAGAAAAGCCGGCCATGGATAGCGAAGTATGGATCAATGAGAATTTGCTACAACTAGTTTGAATACACAGGGAAGGAAGGGACACATCAAACTACAAATAGATAATTTTTGGTTTAATCTAGCAATTATACTTATTAATTCCTTCAGGTATTATGCTGACAGAGATTTTAAAGTTGCTTGTAATGAGCGATCTTATAATACATGAGCCCTATCTTTGCAGTTTTTTTCAAGGCAGGTTAGTTTACCTGACTTTAATGACTAGATAGTacctgcttgtttgtttgttttatttctgtcataaacatacatacagacataaaGGACATCATAAGGTACAATAACAAGGAAAATGatacatgcataaaatgaaatgtacataCATAGCAAATGAATAGTATGACACATCATCGATAGGCCTATATGAAAAAGAATAGAATGTAGGGGTAGACAAAGATAATGGTTGGATAGCCCATAATCAGCTGCACTTTTCTGGTgccgctggtcttccatggggaccaGTTATAAAgaggtaagaaagaaaaaagaggagaaggttacatatgaaaatacaaaattatgataGTCTCTttggaattttagggtcaaattcaagggtcaaaggccaggttaaaatgctaaaattttactatttaaaactgaaattacactttttctccacacctttaaagattactcagtgcataagaTTATAAAAGGGTTAaatgtcaagtaaaaatcctcaaattcccaaatacctgcactcttagacaatctAGTCATTCATCCAagtaaacctagttcaaggaaagtgaacattcaacacatatGTGACAAactgtcatttttatattttgccagttgtatgaaactgtcatcacacattgtcaagacattgtacatatactatagacctattaggagaaccatgcatcaTGGCGGAGATATATTTCTAGTTGTTTCTAGTGCACTACGCACTTCTGGGGTAaagaaagtgggggggggggacccaaagtggtgacatcctatgtatttctttgtatggtgcaaaaaaaaaaaagtgggggagggggccCATTTAAAATCATTCAGTGACGTGCAGTAACGAGTTTGGCTCCCCTGTAGaaaaatgtatgtttgtaaaAGTTTGTTCAAGGTTTTAGAGGGCTGAGGTTCCGGTACCAAAATTGGTAGGGATTGGGGAAATAAAATATATTTCTGTGTAGGTAATTAGGTGTTAAATTattcaaaatcttgaaaatcatCACTCCgatatgaaatatttgatgGGATTTTGATGTTTCCCACTGTAATATGCCATACATTGACATAACAGAAAAGTGTTATTTAGGATTAATCTTCAGAATGATTCTTCCTGCTCTGTTTCGCAGTTTTTGCAGTTGATTTATATGCTTTTCACATGAGGACTCCCAAATTACATCTGCATAATCTAAATGAGGAAGAATAGCATTGCGGTATATAAATTTCGAAGAATTCCTGTATATGAAATGTGTCAAACGACGAAGGAAGGAAATCATACAGCCTACTTTTTCACACAGATGATTTACATGCACGTCCCATCTGAGTTCGTCATCGATGTACAGTCCGAGGTATTTCAAATGTTCCACCTGATTGATTTCAGGACCTTTTATGCTTTAATCCAATCTGTTGTAtcttttcaacatacgatgtgTATTACCAATAAAGTTACTCACAGTTTTGTCATAATTAACTCTCAGTCTGTTCTGACACATCTAACCATCTAAGATAAATAATTCCGTATTCAAAGTTGTTTGTAGATAGTaactgttcaattcaattcaattcaattcaatttaattcaatctGGTATATTCACAATACTGCCATGGCAGCCAAGTGGCTGAATTGTGGAGGGACATACAGCTGTGTATACAAtaagatatacatgtaaaatatcATTATTGCATTAAAAccatacataataatcatattcatacatacatatattcataattatttgataaaaCTGAAAGAATAGTAAGTTTACTTCAAGGTACAAAGAATACATGCTGAGACGGCAACAATcaacatgaatgaaaatatcaattacTAATTTATCATTAACCATATCAAAGGTGTAAGAATAATAGCATCTCTTGTGAGTATCGGGCGCATGGTTTGGTATGACATTGCGTACAAGTATAACCTGGACCAAGTGGCATATAGGGCCCCTCgttaatatactgtatacagtgTGCTTTTGATTATGACATaaaccaattaaaaaaaaagttgagacAAGCATCGTCCCCTGAGGCACGCCTCCATGTGGTGAAGCTACTGTAGATGCCATTACTGTTTGGGTTCAGCTCTGGATGTTCCTGCTCCAAATCACAGCCTCAGTGAAACTCATCCTTGTTTCCAGTGGTTTGTTGTAAAAAATGAAAGTCTTTTACCAAGACTAGCCTGCTTGATCCAGGATTTGACTGATGAGTGAGTCTGCACTCTGCTCTTTGCAGACCTTGTCAATCGATGCCTCCAGTGTGCGTGGTCGTTTGGGAGAAAACTTGAAAAACAAGCCCACTGACTTCATCAGACAAACCATAATATTGTATACCTTGGCTACCTTTGAAGCTTTGGGCAAGGCCAAGTTCAGCTTGTGTGATGCATAATGAAAGTATGTTGCCTTTTACTGTAGTTAACTGTTTTTACTCTCACCTAATCAGCAGCAGCCTTCTCTTTGCCAGCCATGTTTCCTGACCCATCGTATGTTTGACACCGACATTCATCAAGATCCAGGTCTAAGTGTGTAAGAGACTATAATGTGGTCTTCTATCTCTTCCCCTGTGAGGCTTTCACACTTTACATACTCAATCAGGCGCTCAACAGGCTTTCATCTTTCAGATGCCGCACAATGACACCAAGCTGTTCCCAGTTACTAGAATCTATAACCTCATCTGCAATGACAGCGAAAAATGGACCCAAAGGCTGTGCCTTTACTTCTTCCACTATTTTTTCTTGAATATACTCCTGTATGCAGTCGATCAAGGGATCATTTTGTGTAGTCTTTGGTGTATACGAAGCTGTTTTCATGCAGCTTTCAAGATATTCCATCAGTTCCTCGTTTGTCCTGCTCACCAGCTTGACCAATGCCCCGAAGTTTCCCATGTTCTTGGTTTCATCTGCCTCGGGTGGGTTCTCGTCGTCTCGATGCCCTTTTAAAGCAATGCCTTGCCTCCCGCAATGTTCAATACATTGAATAATGGATTTGAGGAAGCAAGGGTTCTTGGCAGCAATCTCTGAGGCACCTGCAGGAAGAATGTGGTCCATGCGGGATTGAGGTCCCTCTCGGCTAGCTGTTCATGAATGCTTTCAACTTGGCATATGAGTCCTGGAGTGTTTCCGAAGGTTGGCTCTTGCATTTTTCCAGTTTTGGTAATGCACCGTGATCAGTGACTCCACACAGTGACCTTGATGCGCTGGCATTGGGAAGAGGACACAAGGCAAACAATACAAACCATCCATGGCTTcaaaaattaatataaaataaacTTGTATGCATCAAACCACTCGTGTTGACAATGGCAAGTCCTTGTTATGcttggctttaaaaaaaaaaaaatctttgtattGTTTCCTAGGAAATTTAAAGTTGGTAGCAGGTACCCGGTTCTCAACGAAGTGTGCCATTTTGTCTTCACTGATACCCCCTTTCTCCTTTATTATTTCCACAGCTTGGCTGATGTTGTGCATTGTCTTGTTGGAGTTGTTGGGCTGATCTGAGTCAAGAAAGAAAACCCAGATTACGTCCCAAGTCTCTcgaaaattgaaaagaaatataaacttaTGTCGGGTAAAAAATCAGTTAACTAACTTTTATGTGGTTCATTGGTCTTTGATATGCAGTCATGGACAAGTCGATTGTTCACTATTCAATTTTGCAAAACATATCAAACTTGTTTTTGTCCAAGTTTGAGCTGAATAATGAGCTTTCAAACAATCCCATATCTCATATCCGATAATGATGTGACTGGACGTCCTCAATGAGGCAAACACTGGCTTCAGTATTTTAGCAgacaaatggggggggggggggctgcaagCTGAGCCCATCTGGCATTGCTTTGAATTGCCAAAATGACCATTGCGTCATCATCTACTTAAAATTCTTCAGCTGTTGGGAGTGCGCACCTCACTGGGGCTCTTGTTGAGTTGCCTGGCTGGACAAGCTCAATGTCTGTGTGTGAGGTGGCTGCCTGCCCCTCGTGGTGTAAAGCTGgcctaaaaaagaagaagaagactttaaaaaaaagaacccgCAATAGATCCAGCAACTGGTATGCCACTGTATGCATTATGCTGAAAACCCTGATGTGGTCagtttgagtgaatgcagatACGCTGCGAGTGGTCTTGCCCTCCCTTGTGATTTCTTAACTCCTGCTGCTGCTAGCTGCTGATCTTTAAAGTCCTTGAATTGCTTCCCAAGATCGTCTCCGAACAGTAGGCACAATGCCAGAAGGGAAGGCTTACACAAATGTGCAAATCTAGAGTTTATGTCTGGTTTGATCAACTCCTCACAGAGACAGTTGAGCTCGAAATTCGCATTGCAAATCAGAGCGAGGGCATCTTGCTGTGTATCAGACATGTGACCAGCTGATAGTGATCTTGTTTAGGCATTTAGTCCCTTTGTGAGTGATTTCTGAACTTGCTGTAGTTTTATATCCCGACTCTTGGTCGCTTTAGGCACATCTATAAACTGGCAATTGTTTGGAGAGGGGTGTTTTCGTACCACATCATCAAGGATTCTAAGTTCAAGATGGTGTGTCATGAGGTAAGCAGCCGACTTCACAACTTTATCATTGATTGGGTcctatatcgtcgctggggcgacaagacctcatatctacaaaatgtcaaatgttcaggagagcaaaaaaacatggcggccaaagcactgtggtgAATGGGATAAcatttcctttgacatgctgtggtggcttcatttttggtgtaagacatctaggatttggacagaacatcacttaactgattatctgaccattaacccaaaaaagttattttcaccaaaactgcagatacaaggtcttgtcaccccagcgacgatatgtcaGTAGACATAGCGAATTTTGCAGCTATGGTTGGGATCTCAAATTTTTCAGCTTTGGACTGAGAGAGCTGCTCTGTTTGGTCAAAACAGACGCAGTTTCTTCTTTTGCATGATTCATGTACATACTGAGTTGCCCTGTAGGGGAGTGGTCAGGCAAACTCATGTCTGCCTGTAGTGTAGGTGGTGTATGCACACCGTGTACTCGTATCCTGTTTACAACCTCCTGTAGGGGTCATTATGTTGGGCAGCATTTGTGATGATTAGGAAGTCACTTGTAGGAGATCGTCAATTACTTTAGAAAGCAAGCTTTCAATTTTATCAAGCCTTTAAGCCCCTGTCACACTAGAGCGGATTGAGCCAACGAATGCCCAACGAATTCAATAATTTAGAGATATGCTCACATCCGTTGCTCATCGTTCGTGACCCATTTGACATTGGCTAGCTGTATCCACTAGCTGTTCGTAGAGATTCGCAGAGATCTGCCGgagccaaattttgattttggacatgtccaaaatcttgagcgGATGACAAAGTGAATGACAATCCGCTTTGTGTTCGTTTAGCATCCGCTGTTTGAACGTTTTGCTCGCTCTGCTTCCCTTTCTTATTCGTCCAGCAAATCTGGACAGCGCAGGTAGTGTTTGACTGATGGAGACTATATGAGTGACGTTTCCTACAAAAATAGatggataaatgaataaataaaatatatataatgcaaCATGCAATTGATCATGCTGAAAGAAGGTAGAAATATTTCGTGCACCCACCACTGTATCCTAGTTCATCAGATTTTTCTTGCCACAGGCGATCCTTCTTTGTCTTCATCCGGTAATCAGACTGCTTGGAGTCCCAAAGGCAAGTGTGCAAGATTGCAGTATTAGGGGAATCTTGAGTACTGAGGATAGTGACATCAGGAGTACTTGGTAATTTCTGTGCCTGCTTGGCAGGTTGCTTTCTTCTCTTTGGGGCCATTTTCACAGCCAGAACATCGCTTGAGACTGTCGCTGCTCAAAAGGATTTGGTGAAGTGTGCGTCAGCCGAGATCTGTCACGTGATTGCTGCAGTATCGGTGGTCATTAGTTTTGTCCACTCGGCATCCGTTGGATGGCCTGTACGCATTCTTCTTCATTCATTACTTTATCCGCTCATAACACGGTTAGCATATGCTCATCATTCGTTAGGCGAACGTTCAAAAACCACATTTTGCTCAAGAATTCGAGCGGATTTGAGCATATCTGGACGTTGCCAAGTTTTGCCCGTAAAAATGGTATGTGCTAGGCATTTGCTGATTTATACGCTAtagtgtgacagggccttaagGCAAATTCAGTCATATGTGCTGAAATTTTTGGTTGTGAAGATCCTGATGAGGGTTTAGCATTTCCATTCTTCACCTTTGTAGTGACCAACTAtgcaattttcttcttcttagtGTTAGCCACTGCAGCCTTGCCACTTATGTGTATATCTATTGGGATCCCAACTGTGCCTGTGCCGAAGGCTGGCAGGCCAGCTGTAGCTGGCATTGCTGGAGCTATGGGAGAGGCAGCCGTGCTTGCCTTCATACCAAACGCTAAAATTTAATGCAAATAAGTGAGAGAAAAAGACTGAAAGACTTAATGTTTGAAAAATCAGTAGAGTGCTGCACCAATATTTTCAGGGGAAACATGGAGCATCCAAAGCTGTGCTTCGGAGTAAATGCACCATCAGCAAATTTGGGAATCTGTGAATGCGTCAGGGGGTCTCTCTGTCAATGTAATCTCTGAAGAAATTACAGAGTATAATTTGTGAGTATGATATTTGCTAAATTGGCACTTGTAAGACAATTTTAGAGAGTGGTTaaattcaaaatcaagaatttcaGTGGCAGACTGAGAAAGAAGTATCATCTATTTTTGGGAgaaaaattttgtgatttcatacCTTGGagatgatatacagtgtatttgtgtttttggaTGTAATATTGTTTTCGAGTTGTTAATCTAGTGAACATCTGCCAAAAAAGCACTGCAACATGGCCTGACATGTGCtgctgtgacaattgctccaatCCAAGGACTTCTGGTTAGgattttggtttggttttaggtttagtttgatgtgaggattaggattatggttagtgttatgtttgtgggtagaatttatgtttggcttagcttgccaatatttcatgggagcatttgtcacaggagcaaatgtcatggaaccttgTGATAAATACTGCATGTACAGTACTTGCACAACATCTCAAGTGTGCAGCCAGGAATGTTTGAATCTCTATGAAATAATTGCCAATGATTGTGATTACCATTAGAGCAACTCTCTTTTTATAGACTAACGTCATTCTGTGCAGCTGATTATAATATTATCATCTGGGCCCTgcttcataaaacttgttatcagtgacaatttGTCATagttgttacaagctactgaaatccttgcatctgattggttgagagcaaatttgttatagaaatgtggcagttgacactgataacaagttttatgaaacggggccatgattttctgataTTACATGGTGTTTGTAGGCTTTCTTCAAACttttccaaatatttcatttatatattacAATATTGTATGTTCATTAATGTTAGCATCGCATGcattgatacatgtactttgatgtaCATCAGTATTTGCCATTAATGCAAGTTTTCATCTTAATTCCTTGGGTTTTATGCCTTTTTAATGGTCTCCGTATGATGTTTTTAATTTTGGGGATGAAAATAGATTTTGCCTTTTTTATGTCGGCATAGCACTTATGTTGAGTCTTTGAATTGATCATGATGTTCGTGAGATAAGTCAATTTGTCGTACTGTGTTGATGTGATTTAATTGTGTGAGGATCTCACTGCATTCTGAGAGTGTGAACTTACTTTTAAGAATATGATAAAACACCTATAGGAGGATCATAAGAAATTGCAACATCTTTCGCTCAGCTACACTTAGAGTCATTTCATTGCACATTACTCAAATAAACACACAGGAGATACTGTGTGGTATTTGTCACAACATggtagatttttctttttctttcaaaacattGCATATTTCAGTTTGTGTTGTTCTGTGTTTGTCAAAAGGTTCAGAGAGACTAGTGGTTGTCTTTTGTGTTATTTCAATGCCAATCATATTTCATGTACAATTATAATTTGTTGAGCTATCTTTGAAATGTGGATATATTTATGTGTATCCAATGTATCTAATGGCTATAGATAGGTTTGTGAAAAAGGGAATGCTGCTGAGAATAACTGTCTGTAATTTCGTAAGATCATGGATGAATCTTGGTGCATATGTTATGTGACAAGAATTGTGTGTAATCAAGAAAAGGGGTTTCACCCCCTTGCCATTCATCTTTTCCCCATCTATTTCAGGGGAAccctgaaatacatgtatctcttttAAAGAGGTGAAATCAGCAGTACGAATTGtccattactgtaaaagtggaaattgcTGGTAGAGTATTTTTTGCAATCAACCGAGTAAAATGAATTTTGCGTgctttttaattctgcagaatgaCAGAGATAAAATATCATCATATGTGagacacaaaaatatttgcatgcttatATTTTTGCACTAGATCCACatgatgtgtgaaaatttctgtAAATTACTTTAAAAGTACTGTATTTGCCTGGTCTCTGGTGTTTATGAGGTACCAGTTTATTTTCAGGAGGGAAACTGACAGTCTGAACAACCTTGTTATAATATGATATTTCCCTGTAGTAAGTTAATGCATATCTAATGAGACACAATATACACACAGCTTTGATGTTTTCATGGTATCTTTTTCCTAAATGGGAATACACTGTAGGTTGGCATTGTCATAGGGTTTAAATGACATTCCCGAAcataacatattttctcttgAATTCATGAGTACTTCTCTCAGTAATAATGTTCTAATTTTTCTAATTGTTGTTGTAAG
This genomic interval carries:
- the LOC140241911 gene encoding 52 kDa repressor of the inhibitor of the protein kinase-like, whose protein sequence is MDHILPAGASEIAAKNPCFLKSIIQCIEHCGRQGIALKGHRDDENPPEADETKNMGNFGALVKLVSRTNEELMEYLESCMKTASYTPKTTQNDPLIDCIQEYIQEKIVEEVKAQPLGPFFAVIADEVIDSSNWEQLGVIVRHLKDESLLSA